The sequence aaaatttcttttttgcCTTGACCTTTTTTTTGgaagtttttttaaaatcatattgaaTTATTAGTTGCAATATAGCTATGCTTTTTGTTTTAACACCTTGAATATAATTTATAACAATTTTACACtttttgaaatctaatttaATTAGTAAGATATTTCAGAGTAATGATAATAACTATTAATAAGATGGTGGCCAATATTGTAATTTCACATTTAGGATATTAATTTAACTAAAAATGATATAGAATTGTATGTACCCACATTCAGTAAATGTAGTTGAACGTCGGCTTTTGATACGATTTATTCGATCTATCTTTGGGGTATTAAGACATAAAGATTGAAATACAAAACTTGGAACCTTAAACATATACATATGCAAGAGATCAAGAGAATACTGCAAACACTTTGACAGTGAGGACCGGAAAATTTTATCCATCGAAGAACTTGAACTATCTCGGTCGAAACCAGTAAAGATCTGAGAAGGGTAGGAGGTTAATGTCTCGACAAATATGGAACATCGACAAATACACCGGTATACTCGGAGTATAAAACTGCCAAGGTGCAGCATGGAACAACGTGGAGAGAACGAACACATTCCACCATACTAACTCCGAAGCAATAACCGGCCACGTCAAGGGCCATGATCATCTCATTTCAGACATTGCCCTCGACTCTAACTGGATTGGTGACTTGGCTCTTTACTCCAACCGGAGTGGGCAATCCATCAATCTTCCAACAGCGTTGCCATGCCAGTTTCCCTCGAGATCCTCGAGCACAAAGTTTACACcgttacatgcattaaaaaacTCGTTCGTCGGTTTAAATTTGCTCCGTTCATATTAAGGCAATTGTTCAACAAAAGAACTTGTGAATGTcggttttattaaaatattctaTAAAATATTCTTTATTCGATAAATGATTATTCTATCTTGCATTTCTTTATAAAATATACACATACAATTACATTGATATAAAGACCTCAATTTTACTATAGTCAATGAGCAATTGTTGGTAATCATGAAGCACATTTCTTAATGactataatatttaaattagttcACAGTCGATAAGctctcaagaaaaataatattaacataTTCACTCAAGACTAGTATTCGTGATGTGTCATTGTTGAATTTAGCTCTAAACTTTCAGTGAATGATTTTCTTCAATTCAATTgacttaaaaaaattgaatttcttaaatttaaagGTTTAGATATATAAACTGTTATTTTAGTCATGCTACTCTGTTCTCAGTGAATAAATCAATATCACTCATTCAACACATGTATTACTTGCTCAGTTGCCGAAGACTATAAGGATAGCATCTAGCCCTAAACACAACTGATTAACCACACCATTTTTCGATCCAATAATTAGTTGGAGCAAACTGAAGTACACGAGTCTCTCTATTCAAAACAAACCTCGAAAAATAGGATTATGATACAATGGGAGAGTTCAAAGTTGGCCAACTCAAAAAACAAAGCTTAAAGATGATAAGATCTACCACCTAAGATACCTGCTTTTCtaacaaataaaatttcaaaacaatcaTTAGATCGGAACTTCCAATTTCACAGCAGGAATAGGAGTTTCAACCTTCTCCGGCTGAAGCCAATTCTTTGCGCATATAAGAGCTTCCACCGTTTCAGGTCGCAACGAGCACCTGTAACTATCCATCTCCCTCGGCACCATATCAAATACAGAGCTTGAGGGAACAGTACAAACTGGGATCGATAATATATCACGAGCCATCTTTGACAGGGTTGGATACTTCGTTCTGTTTAGCTTCCACCACCCCATGACATCGAATATATGCACCCGTGGCAAAAGGGACTCCTCAAGATACTGATCTagttctgattttgattgctgGCTGTTGGTTTCCATCATGTACATGTCAAAATCTGCCAGCCCGGCAAGACCGTTGTTAGCAACCCCGGTCTCTTGTGCTTCCTCGAGTTTTACTGTCGTCCCGTTTGCTGATTCTTCGGCGTAAGCTGGAGTTAAAGGTAGAGGAAGAGCTACATATTCCATAAAGAGCTCGTGGATTCCTTCGTTGACAACCTTCACGTAAGAGTCCACTTCTTCCCCGTATATTTTCGAGAAACTAAATTCAACAAGCTTCATTTTAAACCGAGGATCCATAACGACAGCAATAGCAAGAATAAAACAGCAACTCTTCCAGTATTTGTCGAAATTATCTAGCATCGACTTAGTCAAGGAACTAATAAACGGATCTTCACTTGCCGCCGCTCGTGCTAACTCCAACTGAATCTTCCACGCCTCATGGAAAAATGTGTTTGTTGTCAGAGTAGTTGCGGTGGTCAGAAGATTGGCTATGTCAAAAAGCGGCTTCAAATAAGTACAGAAAGTCTCGATCTGTTTCCAATCTTCCATAGTCGGGGCATCCTTGTAGTCCGGATCCGAAGTATCCAAGCAAGAGAAGATTTCCCTCAATTCTGATGCAGCCAACAACATTTCATAAGTTGTGTTCCACTTAGTTTGGTCATCAAGAACAAGATTTTTAGAGCTAGGCACTTGAAGTTTCTGTTTTAGATCCAGAAACTTTTCCTCGAGCGTTTCGGAAGTTTTCACGTACTTGACACTGTCTCTAACTTTGTCAACAATGCCCTTCGCAGAATACAATGCATCTCGTACAATGTTACTCAAAGATCGAGCTAGGCAATTTTCAAGCAACAACTGACCGCTAAGCATCAAAGGGTTCTTTACAGAGAGAAGAGCTCTAAGATTATCAAGGGCCGGTTCACTC comes from Primulina huaijiensis isolate GDHJ02 chromosome 2, ASM1229523v2, whole genome shotgun sequence and encodes:
- the LOC140971360 gene encoding zinc finger BED domain-containing protein DAYSLEEPER-like; protein product: MNPLEMEAEDPKPIMNNELVPIDAIDTVDTEHVDDEMQLDVLDTQPLEIEMPPIDPVEQPTKRRKKKSIVWEHFTIETVGPGCRRACCKQCKQSFAYSTGSKVAGTSHLKRHIAKGTCPVVLRNQEKNQLVPFSAPSKMGTLSNTPKRRYRTASVPYVAFDADQCRHEIAKMIIMHDYPLHIVEHPGFVSFVQNLQPQFDTVSFNTVQGDCVATYLREKQSIQKMIMGIPGRICLTLDMWSSCRTTGYVFVTGQFFDGDWKMHHKLLNVIMEPYPDSDTACSHSVAACLSDWSMDGKLFSVTINQPLSEPALDNLRALLSVKNPLMLSGQLLLENCLARSLSNIVRDALYSAKGIVDKVRDSVKYVKTSETLEEKFLDLKQKLQVPSSKNLVLDDQTKWNTTYEMLLAASELREIFSCLDTSDPDYKDAPTMEDWKQIETFCTYLKPLFDIANLLTTATTLTTNTFFHEAWKIQLELARAAASEDPFISSLTKSMLDNFDKYWKSCCFILAIAVVMDPRFKMKLVEFSFSKIYGEEVDSYVKVVNEGIHELFMEYVALPLPLTPAYAEESANGTTVKLEEAQETGVANNGLAGLADFDMYMMETNSQQSKSELDQYLEESLLPRVHIFDVMGWWKLNRTKYPTLSKMARDILSIPVCTVPSSSVFDMVPREMDSYRCSLRPETVEALICAKNWLQPEKVETPIPAVKLEVPI